The nucleotide sequence CCGGCGGACAGTATTCACGACTACAATACGGGCGTCCCGGTGCCGGGCAACACGGGCGGTCTGGCGAAACTCGGCCACACGTTCGCGGGCTGGAATACGGCGGCGGACGGCAGCGGAACGAACTATACCGCGCCGGCATCGTTCACGATGGGCGCGGCGGATGTGACGCTATATGCGAAGTGGACGGTCAACGGTTACACGGTAACCTATGAAGTCAACGGTGCCACGTCCGGCAGCGCGCCTTCCGTCAGCAACCATGACTATAACACTGACGTTACGGTGCCGGGCAACTCGGGCGGTCTGGTTAAGACAGGCTACACGTTCGCGGGCTGGAATACGGCGGCGGACGGCGGCGGAACGGCTTATACGACCGGCGATGCGTTTATGATCGGCGCGGCGGATGTGACGCTGTATGCGCAATGGACGATCAATAGCTACACGGTGACGTACGACGGCAACGGCGCCGAGTCCGGCAGCGTACCGGCGGTTAGCAGTCATATGTACGACACAGCTGTGACTGTGCCGGGCAACCCTGGCGGATTAACGAAGACAGGCCACACGTTCGCGGGTTGGAATACGGCGGTCGACGGAAGCGGAACGAACTATGCCGAAGCGGGTTCGTTTACGATCGGTACCGCCGATGTAACGCTGTACGCGAGATGGTCCGCGAACCGATACGAGATCAGCTTCGAAAGTAACGGCGGCTCGCCGGTAGACGACGTGACGGTGCATTACGGCAGCGCCGCGGTCAAGCCGACGGACCCGACGAAGACAGGGTATGCGTTCGCCGGGTGGTACACGGATCGCGACGCATTGTCGCAAGCGTTCGATTTCGCAGCCCCCTTCGGAGCGGCCGACGCCACGTTATATGCGAAGTGGATTTCGGCGAACGCGTTGTTATCCGACTTGTCCGTGGATCAAGGCACGCTCCGTCCGGCATTTTCGCCGTCGGAACCGATGTATGCCGTCGATGCGGCGAAGTCGGCGAAGAGCCTGAAGCTGTTCTTGAGCAAAGGCGATTCCAAGCAAACGATCACGGTCACGGGAGCGACATACGCTTCGGTAACGGACGACGTGTATGCTTACAACGTCTCCAGTTTGATCGTCGGGCCGAATCCGATTACGATCATGGTCACCGCGGAAAATCAGGAGCGGCATACGTATCAAGTCACGGTGAACGTCTCGGCCGATGAAGCGATGGGGCAGCCGGTCGCGCTGGACCCGTCGGTTCGTACGCTCGCGTTCCCGGGCGGGCTTAAAGTCAACCTGCCGGAAGGACTTCCGATGTCCCCGGGGGCGACGCTGACGGTGCGGGATTCGAACGCCGCGCCGTCCGGAGAAGTGAAACTCGCCAAAGCCGGTCAGGTGATCGATTTTCAATTCGAAGGGGTGACGGTCGATCGGCCTGTCGAAATAACGCTCGGGTACGGCGATAAATCACATTCGAGCAAACTCGCGATTTTCTACTACAACGCAGCGACGGGAAAGTGGGAATACCAGCCTTCTCGAGTTACGGATCACGGCATCGTGGCGTCGGTCGGCCATTTCTCCACGTACGGCGTGCTTGCGGATACGACAGCGCCGGATCGAGTCACGGTCGCGGCCGGCGAAAAAACAACGAGCTCCATTACGCTTCATCTCGCCGCGGGCGACGATTCGGGCGTGGCGAAATATTCGATTTATCGCGACGGAAAGCTCGTTGCGGAGACGGCGGAAAGCAGCTATGTCGATACCGGGCTTTCCGCTTCGAGGACGTACACCTATACCGCCAAGGCGGTCGATCGGTTAGGCAATATTTCGAACGACAGCGAAAGCGTATCGGTCACGACGAATAGCGACGGGATCGGCGGCGGAAGCGGCGCTGTCGGCGGCTCTAACGGAACGATTGCAACCACTGGAAAAGTAACCTCGACCGACGGTACGCTTACGCTCCCCGCCGGACGATCGGGCGAAGTCAGCCTGGGCGACGAGGTGAAGATCGTCATACCGGCCGGCGCTTCCCGCGAAGAGCTAAAGCTGACGATCGAACGCGTGTCCGACATCCGGCAGCTGATCGAAAGGAGCGACCGGCTGCTCAGTCCGGTGTTCGAAATATCGAAAAACTTCGCGAGCAGCCTCAGCAAAGATGTTACATTGACATTCGCCTTCGATCCGACAATGGTAAAGGACGGTCAAAAGCCCTCTGTATTTT is from Paenibacillus antri and encodes:
- a CDS encoding InlB B-repeat-containing protein, coding for PADSIHDYNTGVPVPGNTGGLAKLGHTFAGWNTAADGSGTNYTAPASFTMGAADVTLYAKWTVNGYTVTYEVNGATSGSAPSVSNHDYNTDVTVPGNSGGLVKTGYTFAGWNTAADGGGTAYTTGDAFMIGAADVTLYAQWTINSYTVTYDGNGAESGSVPAVSSHMYDTAVTVPGNPGGLTKTGHTFAGWNTAVDGSGTNYAEAGSFTIGTADVTLYARWSANRYEISFESNGGSPVDDVTVHYGSAAVKPTDPTKTGYAFAGWYTDRDALSQAFDFAAPFGAADATLYAKWISANALLSDLSVDQGTLRPAFSPSEPMYAVDAAKSAKSLKLFLSKGDSKQTITVTGATYASVTDDVYAYNVSSLIVGPNPITIMVTAENQERHTYQVTVNVSADEAMGQPVALDPSVRTLAFPGGLKVNLPEGLPMSPGATLTVRDSNAAPSGEVKLAKAGQVIDFQFEGVTVDRPVEITLGYGDKSHSSKLAIFYYNAATGKWEYQPSRVTDHGIVASVGHFSTYGVLADTTAPDRVTVAAGEKTTSSITLHLAAGDDSGVAKYSIYRDGKLVAETAESSYVDTGLSASRTYTYTAKAVDRLGNISNDSESVSVTTNSDGIGGGSGAVGGSNGTIATTGKVTSTDGTLTLPAGRSGEVSLGDEVKIVIPAGASREELKLTIERVSDIRQLIERSDRLLSPVFEISKNFASSLSKDVTLTFAFDPTMVKDGQKPSVFSYDELNLEWVDIGGEVTGNTIAASVKNFTKFAVFVVDPKTDPSPDEKPTIRFGDIAGHWAEPNIRAAVAAGIVNGYADGTFKPDAEVTRAEFAVLLMNALEPKGTGAELTFADTAEIGAWAATAVSQAAEAGIATGYSDGRFRPAANITRAELAVMIARAYGADIETESSVTTGFADDEYIPEWAKGAVSAVRQSGIVQGRSGDRFAPDATATRAEAVTMIMNLLRKMN